The following are encoded in a window of Gramella sp. MT6 genomic DNA:
- a CDS encoding T9SS type A sorting domain-containing protein — protein MGKKLHGNLLLFLFFVPVLVWGQCPTSVSISSNTGNTICEGTNVTYTATPNGGTGPYIYQWKIDNVNQGGTTNSNTFSSTTLTNGQVVSVEVTEANSTSCSISNNGSPITVNTTKTPTVNFNVPAGNICMGNLKLTASNTNAGTNPTYEWYVDGNLEQSSGSKDFTYNYSTDKSYSVKVVLNSNYICPSPASVEVIKTVTISPDATISSSNTDVNSACLNQPITPIVFNIGGSATGASVSGLPPGLSGSFSNGTFTISGSPTSSGNFNYTVTTQGPCSNASQGGTIEVVKDATISLSSGSINQEVCQSQNIENIVYLIGETGNGATVNGLPPGVSGSYSAGNFTISGSSTQVGVFNYSIFATGSCGSSSMLNGTITINENLTPSVSITSSDADNIICEGTEVIFTASSTNAGNNPQYQWKVNGIDRGSPTNLNTFNITDLSNADAVTVELTSSEGCTTSNPVLSNSIATEVNLNLTPEVTISASDSDICPGDEVIFSIATISNEGLSPTYQWKLDGVNIGTNSPIFSTTNLTDGQSVSLIITSSETCLATTTATSNVVGIDVFPPAPAIPGNISGEIEVCSSATGLTYTVPPVENAETYNWIFPSGWNITSGAGTNSVTVNAGTGSGNISVKASNTCGDSSTESTLAVTSVNGVPANPGNITSDLGGNNNICPPYDINFSVAASGTFKWTIPAGWTLLNGAGTNSVNVRINDASTSGIKEVSVVATNICGNSAPSTYGGIVVDNHIVANFGPDQTICKSQNSIVLSGERSFGDASLDVNFSTSGSGTFSNGPGGNNKTGTFQVTYTPTAADKTAGQVTLTMTVPEPKGNSNNGNKCGESSDSIILYFTPDATISDPSNKAQDICINTPLENISFNIGGGATGATISGLPPGVSGNFSAGVFTVSGNPTQIGNYSYTVSSTGNCTSQQTTRTGTINVLPNNTIAAAANKDQTVCINQPIAAMEFPVNSTVTSVNTSNLPNGITGSIIGGNFILSGTPDVSGTFEYSLETVGTCETTTTTGTITVNPDVTITDPANIDQTVCINSPISEIQFEISSPGSGASVTGLPQGLSGNFSDGIFTISGSPTEAGAIPGENGIFNYTVQTEGECEQATSQGTITVIPDPTATISYPENICTSIAGSVNVNLDGTGNYSGGTYSATPAGLTISSSSGAITPGASDPGTYLVTYNGQENCNPAVATVEVTIIAEPFVEISYEDPFCNSDTVLKEPIFSNGVGNYQNGTFSSSQPGGLIIDPNTGEINAQTSGPGTYDIFYTISADSGCNEVVVTTEVTITQNPQINISYPETICSSETAIPVVTSGEDGDYEGGVYSGSNGLSISTDGTINPSESIPGPHTVTYSIPSNAGCDEVVATAEFTIKEVPVITTDPVNTGVCSNSPAEFEVIASGADLTYQWYRILEDGTEEMIAGENEAILNFSNVTAVDALQYYVIVSGDDSCIQDTSEIVTLNVDEDITITEPSQDITICEDSQDEISFLFRGHANGAILDFDWYKDGNIVNPVSNKIEIGVTGPDGPNGEYTGTLTIIDPEAGENGDSGVYYVVVDGPDYFTCPEATSKTFTFRVDPRPEAPTVSNQEFCLNEDAGNLTASGEDGNEIKWYTFDSSTSEYTFIGNTIPIETSNPTTFEYYATQTRPNGCESDYSEMLTIDILETPPPVSEEVIKFEYCHNEQDVQPLEVIPADGAEINWYASIDAETALSEAPTPSTNVVNTTTYYVSQTFVSTTGCESDRTPVEVRIKEIPNVIVDIIGDENTICLGSSIDFTATGAETYTWYLGELELQSGATATYQATPTTLGENKYTVVGTTEGCSNSYEISVFVDDNTVIGNLNAPERICISNGTAEVSLESRTGDIIKWEYKNASTADVWTETADIDLSDTRIFSGLTETTSYRVTVKNGVCDEATSETTIIVDQLPEGGKALWAKNTDRLFLTCQNPVPGYASRLNLSEYSGEVLGWEYRGVSDNSWTTINSTLDYLTPDEIENVITNESTAFRAIIGNNSCNNTYSETAIVSVIEADIKPTPVEVDKDVICIGDEISLSSETGYSSEGGKLDGGAFDNAGIKNNGWDFTNPNGGSNDFDSGANNGRADHWLRMNPHGSDPQENEKVYTANLYPIESQSPTNGSMVNFRTFSTNEGNKGFALVTGNNDSFMETPVFSLGGLDEAILTWDQAYNLTEGARIRVEISTNGGGSYETVLFDITGTATSGNYNNFGDLTPELRPLNKMVVDLGAYLGQSNLRIRFNYEGTIDGDVWAVDNIEVPEGPQDVILQWYYDDDLNDPDNYLEPIGAENQSTVTFIPRKIGWNDFEVQTRIILDSNGDQCQSIENFETIRVWAFDRYTTNVATEVGSCGSLSVQLNANVYADYQAKNITEYPTLDGYIGSWQVEDLNGNTVTTGFEISNQDPESTLDPINNPQAIFTAENLGDYNFKWILTPTEVDENGNLIDNSGCPPVENPSNVTLVDCTTLDFDGDDDYIDLGNNYNGSYFIEAWIRPFDRPIDDGGSTDASTGVIFSSSGFEIKMENLPSTIQKNSRWYHIAVSNGGDLWVDGVASGKITVNGSGINNTSIGARYNAGTKTTSNHFSGWIDELRIWNGNSAPDINEIRFMMNQRIKLNDAATANSLIEGEIVPNLEIADGFSSYYTRNGHNLDQDGVEFYNQTWGDLAGYYRLISDNPDPQNLTACATFDDSLKPIGGYTPDHSINEVPGRLVNITTNQENTSPTPYCSGSDGQWANVSTWARPTVWDYPNSSYNGTAIDWNIARINHNITSDSKEIIMLGLLSETSEKLLSINGDHAIRITHYLLLDGNMDLVDDSQLLQDHGSILDNSSGGWAEIDQKGRKSSFNYNYWTSPFSNQGSNNNSGFIIENILFDGTNTNIDEPAINFTPGYFSADGGITSPITISNEWIWDFRGGDADIYGDWLHLGSDYLEIVGAGFSMKGTTGSAGLTEKQNYTFRGKPNNGNIPTGELYLDSGQNFLVGNPYPSAIHAWEFLLDNLPKSKSFTLGGKTYTGRRENGDQPFNGTIYYWDHFSGKTHILEEYVGGYATYTLAGSAPAISNDWRINSEGGANNILPEDIIPVAQGFFLNSAQIVGETFAGDIIFKNTQRIFQPLKSGVSIFLQQEEDIIKGHTRTKSYEDNRMKIRLKYESPKGYHRQILVTSDENTSNGFDIGYDAPLIENNLEDMYWWFEDHGFVIQGVPDFANEQILPLAVKTKEGGDFKIKIDATENWPSGKELYLKDKALDTIHDILKEDYIGKIEGAGEITDRFELVFFKEKALDPDDILNPDLPILDGIVGISYSRFDKQVKISNFDLLDVDKVMIFDLGGKLIQEFDELPTEKEIRLRMRPVRSGVYIVKVFCENGICNKKIIIE, from the coding sequence ATGGGTAAAAAATTACACGGGAATCTTTTATTGTTCTTATTTTTTGTTCCAGTTCTAGTCTGGGGACAATGTCCTACATCGGTATCTATTTCATCTAATACTGGTAATACTATTTGTGAAGGGACCAACGTAACTTACACTGCTACTCCCAATGGAGGTACCGGTCCATATATTTATCAATGGAAAATTGATAATGTAAATCAAGGCGGGACTACAAATTCAAATACTTTTTCAAGTACCACTCTTACTAATGGACAAGTAGTTTCGGTTGAGGTTACAGAGGCTAATAGCACTTCCTGTTCTATAAGTAATAATGGAAGCCCTATTACAGTAAATACAACTAAAACACCTACAGTCAATTTTAATGTCCCGGCAGGCAACATATGTATGGGAAATTTAAAACTTACTGCTTCTAATACTAATGCCGGCACCAACCCAACTTACGAATGGTATGTAGATGGAAATCTTGAGCAGTCTTCGGGATCAAAGGATTTCACTTATAACTATTCTACAGATAAATCATATTCAGTAAAAGTTGTTCTAAACAGTAATTATATCTGCCCATCGCCTGCATCGGTGGAAGTGATTAAAACAGTTACAATTTCTCCAGATGCAACGATTTCATCATCAAACACCGACGTAAATAGCGCCTGTTTGAATCAACCTATTACGCCAATAGTATTTAATATTGGAGGAAGTGCTACCGGAGCATCAGTGTCTGGATTACCGCCCGGCTTAAGCGGTTCGTTTAGCAACGGAACTTTTACCATTAGTGGTAGCCCTACTTCGTCTGGTAATTTTAATTATACAGTAACTACACAAGGCCCGTGTAGTAATGCATCACAAGGAGGCACTATTGAGGTTGTAAAGGATGCTACCATCTCTTTGAGTTCAGGAAGTATAAATCAGGAAGTTTGCCAATCACAAAATATCGAAAATATTGTCTATTTAATAGGTGAAACCGGTAATGGAGCAACAGTAAATGGATTACCTCCTGGAGTTTCAGGTAGTTATTCTGCAGGTAATTTTACCATAAGCGGTTCCTCCACTCAGGTCGGGGTTTTTAATTATTCAATATTTGCAACGGGTTCATGCGGTAGTTCATCTATGCTAAACGGAACAATTACCATTAATGAGAATCTAACTCCATCTGTTTCCATTACGTCTTCAGATGCAGATAATATTATCTGCGAGGGAACTGAGGTAATTTTTACAGCCAGCTCTACAAATGCAGGTAATAATCCGCAATATCAATGGAAAGTTAATGGAATTGACCGAGGTTCTCCAACAAATTTAAACACGTTCAATATTACAGATCTTTCGAATGCCGATGCTGTAACCGTAGAATTGACAAGTTCTGAAGGCTGTACAACCTCCAATCCTGTTTTAAGTAATTCTATTGCTACAGAAGTGAACCTAAATCTCACTCCAGAAGTTACCATTTCTGCCAGTGACAGTGATATATGTCCTGGTGATGAAGTTATTTTCAGCATTGCAACTATAAGTAATGAAGGATTAAGCCCAACATATCAATGGAAGTTAGACGGCGTTAATATAGGGACCAACAGTCCAATCTTTAGCACAACCAACCTTACCGATGGTCAATCAGTTTCGCTTATTATTACCTCAAGTGAAACCTGTTTAGCTACCACGACGGCTACAAGTAATGTTGTAGGTATAGATGTTTTCCCTCCGGCACCAGCAATCCCTGGCAATATTTCCGGGGAAATCGAAGTTTGTTCCTCAGCCACTGGATTAACCTATACAGTTCCTCCGGTTGAAAATGCAGAAACCTATAACTGGATATTTCCATCTGGTTGGAATATTACTTCTGGTGCAGGTACAAATTCAGTAACTGTAAATGCGGGTACTGGCAGTGGAAATATTTCTGTAAAGGCAAGTAATACTTGCGGTGATAGCTCCACCGAAAGCACTCTTGCTGTAACTTCAGTAAATGGAGTTCCGGCAAATCCAGGTAACATCACTTCAGATCTAGGCGGAAACAATAATATCTGCCCTCCATATGATATTAATTTTAGCGTTGCTGCAAGTGGGACATTTAAGTGGACAATTCCGGCTGGCTGGACCTTACTTAACGGTGCAGGCACTAATTCTGTAAACGTTAGAATTAATGATGCCTCCACTAGTGGTATTAAAGAAGTATCTGTAGTAGCTACCAATATTTGTGGTAATAGCGCTCCCTCGACTTATGGCGGTATAGTAGTAGACAATCATATTGTAGCGAACTTTGGTCCCGATCAAACTATATGCAAAAGTCAAAATTCAATTGTATTATCAGGAGAACGCAGTTTTGGAGACGCAAGTCTTGACGTAAACTTCTCAACTTCTGGAAGTGGAACCTTCAGCAATGGTCCCGGAGGAAATAACAAAACCGGTACTTTTCAAGTTACTTACACCCCTACTGCAGCAGATAAAACTGCCGGACAGGTAACTTTAACGATGACTGTTCCCGAGCCTAAAGGTAACAGCAATAATGGAAATAAGTGCGGTGAATCTAGCGATTCCATAATACTGTACTTTACACCTGATGCTACTATTAGTGATCCAAGTAATAAGGCTCAAGATATATGTATTAATACTCCTCTGGAGAATATTTCATTTAATATTGGAGGAGGAGCCACAGGGGCTACAATCTCAGGGCTACCCCCGGGAGTTAGCGGAAATTTTAGTGCCGGGGTATTTACAGTTTCTGGTAATCCAACCCAAATTGGAAATTATTCTTATACCGTAAGCTCCACTGGAAATTGCACAAGCCAGCAAACTACCAGAACAGGAACAATTAATGTTTTGCCTAATAATACTATAGCAGCCGCAGCTAATAAAGATCAAACCGTATGTATTAACCAGCCAATCGCTGCGATGGAATTTCCAGTAAATTCCACGGTAACTTCAGTAAACACAAGCAACTTACCCAACGGAATCACCGGAAGTATTATTGGAGGAAATTTCATTTTAAGCGGGACCCCTGATGTTTCAGGAACTTTCGAATATTCGCTTGAAACTGTGGGAACTTGTGAAACTACCACCACTACAGGTACAATTACAGTAAATCCTGATGTCACAATTACCGATCCTGCTAATATTGATCAAACAGTATGTATTAACAGTCCTATTTCTGAAATTCAATTTGAAATTTCATCACCGGGATCTGGAGCAAGTGTAACAGGTTTACCTCAGGGATTAAGCGGAAATTTTTCCGATGGAATTTTCACCATTTCAGGAAGTCCAACTGAGGCTGGAGCAATCCCCGGTGAAAATGGCATTTTCAACTACACCGTCCAAACGGAAGGTGAATGTGAGCAGGCTACTTCACAGGGAACCATCACCGTAATTCCAGATCCTACAGCAACAATTTCCTATCCGGAGAATATTTGTACTTCAATCGCTGGAAGCGTAAATGTGAATTTAGACGGTACAGGCAATTATAGCGGAGGAACATATAGCGCTACCCCAGCTGGGCTAACTATTAGTTCCAGTTCTGGTGCAATAACACCCGGCGCTAGTGATCCTGGAACTTATTTAGTTACCTATAATGGACAAGAAAATTGCAATCCGGCCGTCGCTACTGTTGAGGTTACAATAATAGCTGAGCCATTTGTGGAAATAAGTTATGAGGATCCATTTTGTAATTCAGATACGGTTTTAAAAGAACCGATTTTCTCCAATGGTGTTGGCAATTATCAAAATGGAACTTTTTCATCTTCCCAACCCGGCGGACTAATTATTGATCCTAACACAGGAGAAATAAATGCCCAGACAAGTGGCCCGGGAACTTACGATATATTCTATACAATAAGCGCGGATTCAGGTTGTAATGAAGTAGTAGTTACCACTGAAGTTACAATCACACAAAACCCACAAATTAATATTTCCTATCCTGAAACAATTTGTTCTTCAGAAACTGCTATACCCGTGGTTACTAGTGGAGAAGATGGTGATTATGAAGGCGGAGTGTACTCAGGTTCCAACGGCCTTTCAATTTCAACAGATGGCACTATAAACCCATCAGAAAGTATTCCGGGACCTCACACTGTGACCTATTCCATACCTTCTAATGCCGGTTGTGATGAGGTAGTTGCTACCGCAGAATTCACTATTAAGGAGGTGCCTGTTATAACCACAGATCCTGTAAATACAGGTGTTTGTTCTAATAGTCCGGCTGAATTCGAAGTAATTGCCAGTGGTGCTGACCTTACCTACCAATGGTATAGAATTTTAGAAGATGGTACCGAAGAAATGATCGCAGGTGAAAATGAGGCTATCCTTAATTTTTCAAATGTAACTGCGGTTGATGCATTGCAATATTATGTAATCGTAAGTGGAGATGATTCATGTATCCAGGACACTTCAGAAATTGTAACTCTGAATGTCGATGAAGATATTACCATCACTGAACCTTCACAAGATATTACCATATGTGAGGATTCTCAGGATGAAATAAGCTTCTTATTTAGAGGTCATGCAAATGGAGCCATTTTAGATTTTGACTGGTATAAAGATGGAAACATAGTTAATCCTGTAAGCAATAAGATAGAGATTGGTGTTACCGGACCTGATGGACCGAACGGAGAGTATACCGGTACGCTAACTATCATAGATCCGGAAGCTGGAGAAAATGGTGATTCTGGAGTATATTATGTGGTTGTAGATGGACCAGACTATTTCACATGCCCGGAAGCAACCTCAAAAACATTTACATTCAGAGTTGATCCTAGACCAGAAGCTCCCACGGTTTCAAATCAGGAATTCTGTCTTAATGAAGATGCAGGGAATCTTACCGCATCTGGAGAAGATGGTAATGAAATCAAATGGTATACTTTCGATTCTTCTACTTCAGAATATACATTTATAGGTAATACTATTCCTATTGAAACTTCCAATCCGACTACATTCGAATATTACGCTACCCAAACCAGACCCAATGGTTGCGAAAGTGATTATTCAGAAATGTTAACAATCGATATTCTTGAAACACCACCTCCTGTTTCCGAAGAAGTAATAAAATTTGAATATTGTCATAATGAACAGGATGTCCAACCACTTGAAGTAATTCCAGCCGATGGAGCCGAAATAAATTGGTATGCTTCAATTGATGCTGAAACTGCTTTATCTGAAGCTCCTACTCCTTCCACAAATGTAGTAAATACGACAACCTATTACGTTAGCCAGACTTTTGTATCGACTACCGGTTGTGAGAGTGATAGAACTCCTGTGGAAGTTAGAATTAAAGAAATTCCTAATGTGATTGTAGATATCATTGGAGATGAAAATACAATTTGTCTAGGAAGCAGCATTGATTTTACCGCTACCGGAGCAGAAACCTACACCTGGTATTTAGGAGAATTAGAATTACAAAGTGGTGCCACAGCAACCTATCAGGCAACACCCACTACCCTGGGCGAAAATAAGTACACGGTAGTTGGAACTACCGAGGGATGTAGCAATTCTTATGAAATTTCAGTTTTTGTTGATGATAATACCGTTATCGGAAATTTAAATGCACCTGAAAGAATTTGTATTTCAAACGGCACTGCAGAAGTTTCTTTAGAAAGTAGAACTGGCGATATCATAAAATGGGAATATAAAAATGCTTCTACTGCCGATGTTTGGACTGAAACAGCAGATATAGACCTAAGTGACACCAGAATATTCAGTGGTTTAACCGAAACTACTTCTTACAGGGTTACGGTTAAAAATGGAGTTTGTGACGAAGCTACAAGCGAAACAACCATAATTGTTGACCAGCTACCAGAAGGCGGAAAAGCTCTTTGGGCTAAAAATACCGATAGATTATTCCTTACCTGTCAAAATCCCGTACCAGGATATGCTAGCAGGTTAAACCTTAGTGAATATTCAGGAGAAGTGTTAGGTTGGGAATATCGTGGAGTATCAGATAATTCATGGACAACTATCAACAGTACCCTGGATTATCTAACCCCTGATGAAATTGAAAACGTCATTACAAATGAAAGCACAGCTTTTCGTGCTATTATAGGTAATAATTCCTGTAACAATACTTATTCTGAAACAGCGATTGTAAGTGTTATTGAAGCTGATATTAAACCTACTCCTGTAGAAGTAGATAAAGACGTCATTTGTATTGGTGACGAAATTTCTCTTAGCTCTGAAACCGGTTATAGCTCTGAAGGCGGAAAACTAGATGGAGGTGCTTTCGATAATGCAGGTATTAAAAATAATGGCTGGGACTTTACAAATCCTAATGGCGGTTCAAATGATTTTGATTCTGGAGCGAACAACGGAAGAGCAGATCATTGGTTAAGAATGAACCCGCATGGTAGTGATCCCCAGGAAAATGAAAAGGTTTATACCGCGAATTTATATCCTATTGAAAGTCAAAGCCCAACTAATGGATCTATGGTCAATTTCCGTACTTTCTCAACAAACGAGGGAAATAAAGGTTTTGCTTTGGTCACAGGAAATAACGATTCTTTCATGGAAACCCCTGTTTTTTCTCTTGGTGGTCTGGACGAAGCGATTCTTACCTGGGATCAGGCATACAACCTTACCGAAGGAGCAAGAATCAGGGTTGAAATCTCTACAAATGGCGGAGGATCCTACGAAACTGTACTTTTTGATATTACCGGAACTGCTACCAGCGGAAATTACAACAACTTTGGTGATCTTACTCCCGAGCTTAGACCATTGAATAAAATGGTAGTAGACCTTGGAGCATATTTAGGACAGTCTAATTTAAGAATTCGCTTTAATTACGAAGGTACAATTGATGGGGATGTTTGGGCAGTGGATAATATAGAGGTGCCAGAAGGTCCCCAGGATGTTATTCTACAATGGTATTATGATGATGATCTTAATGATCCGGATAATTACCTTGAGCCAATCGGTGCAGAAAATCAGAGTACCGTAACCTTTATTCCTCGTAAAATAGGCTGGAATGACTTCGAAGTTCAAACCAGAATAATATTAGATAGTAATGGTGATCAATGCCAGAGTATAGAAAATTTTGAAACTATAAGAGTTTGGGCGTTTGACAGATACACCACTAACGTTGCAACAGAAGTTGGATCATGCGGTAGCCTTTCGGTACAACTTAATGCAAACGTATATGCAGATTACCAGGCAAAAAATATTACCGAATATCCAACCCTGGACGGTTATATAGGTAGCTGGCAGGTAGAAGATCTTAATGGAAATACTGTAACTACCGGATTTGAAATTTCTAATCAAGACCCTGAAAGTACTTTGGATCCTATAAACAATCCACAAGCAATCTTTACGGCAGAAAATTTGGGAGATTATAATTTTAAATGGATCCTTACCCCTACTGAAGTAGATGAAAATGGAAATTTAATAGATAATTCAGGATGCCCTCCAGTTGAAAATCCATCGAATGTAACTTTAGTAGATTGTACTACCCTGGATTTTGACGGGGACGATGATTATATAGACCTTGGAAATAACTACAACGGAAGCTATTTTATAGAAGCATGGATAAGACCTTTTGACAGGCCTATTGATGATGGTGGTTCTACCGATGCATCAACAGGAGTAATCTTTAGTAGTTCAGGTTTTGAAATTAAAATGGAGAATTTACCTTCAACTATTCAAAAGAACAGTAGATGGTATCATATAGCAGTTTCCAATGGTGGTGATCTTTGGGTCGATGGAGTAGCCTCCGGTAAGATCACTGTAAACGGTTCTGGTATTAATAATACGAGTATTGGTGCTAGATATAATGCAGGGACCAAGACCACATCTAACCACTTTTCAGGATGGATCGATGAATTGAGAATTTGGAATGGTAATTCTGCTCCAGATATAAACGAAATAAGATTTATGATGAACCAGCGCATTAAACTTAATGATGCTGCGACCGCAAATTCTCTTATTGAAGGTGAAATAGTGCCAAACCTGGAAATTGCAGATGGCTTCAGCAGTTATTATACAAGGAACGGTCACAATCTTGACCAGGATGGTGTTGAGTTCTATAATCAAACCTGGGGTGATCTTGCAGGTTATTATCGTTTGATTTCAGATAATCCAGATCCACAAAATTTAACGGCGTGCGCTACCTTCGACGATAGCCTTAAACCGATTGGCGGATATACTCCAGATCACTCTATAAATGAAGTACCAGGCAGGTTGGTAAATATTACCACTAATCAGGAAAATACATCTCCTACACCTTACTGTTCTGGATCTGACGGGCAATGGGCTAACGTTAGTACATGGGCCAGGCCAACGGTATGGGATTATCCAAATAGCTCATACAATGGAACTGCTATAGACTGGAATATCGCCAGGATCAATCACAATATCACTTCAGACAGCAAAGAAATTATTATGCTTGGATTGCTTTCTGAAACTTCCGAGAAATTACTTAGCATAAACGGTGATCACGCAATCAGAATCACCCACTATCTATTACTGGATGGAAATATGGATCTTGTTGATGATTCTCAATTATTACAGGATCATGGTAGTATTCTTGACAATTCCAGTGGAGGCTGGGCTGAAATAGATCAAAAGGGAAGAAAAAGTAGTTTCAATTATAATTATTGGACCAGTCCGTTTTCTAATCAGGGATCAAATAACAATTCTGGATTTATAATTGAGAATATATTATTTGATGGTACAAATACAAACATTGATGAACCTGCCATTAATTTTACTCCTGGATACTTCTCTGCAGACGGAGGAATAACGAGTCCTATAACTATCAGCAATGAATGGATCTGGGATTTTAGAGGAGGAGATGCAGATATTTATGGAGATTGGTTACATCTAGGATCTGATTACCTAGAAATAGTTGGAGCTGGATTCTCTATGAAGGGAACAACGGGATCTGCAGGTCTGACTGAGAAACAAAATTATACTTTTAGGGGTAAACCAAATAATGGCAATATTCCTACGGGCGAATTATACTTAGATAGCGGCCAGAACTTCCTCGTTGGAAACCCTTATCCCTCCGCTATACATGCTTGGGAATTTTTATTAGATAATCTACCCAAATCAAAAAGCTTCACTCTAGGAGGTAAAACATACACTGGAAGAAGAGAAAATGGAGACCAACCATTCAACGGTACCATATATTATTGGGACCATTTCTCAGGAAAAACTCATATCCTTGAAGAGTATGTTGGTGGTTATGCAACATATACTCTAGCAGGAAGTGCTCCAGCTATTTCAAATGACTGGCGGATTAACAGTGAAGGTGGCGCGAATAATATTTTACCAGAGGACATTATACCAGTTGCTCAAGGATTCTTTTTAAACAGCGCCCAAATTGTTGGAGAAACTTTTGCAGGTGATATAATTTTTAAAAACACCCAAAGGATATTTCAGCCACTAAAATCTGGCGTTTCGATTTTCCTACAACAAGAAGAAGATATTATCAAAGGACACACAAGGACAAAATCTTATGAAGACAATCGAATGAAGATCAGGTTAAAATATGAGTCCCCTAAAGGTTATCATCGACAAATCCTTGTGACAAGTGATGAAAATACTTCTAATGGTTTCGACATTGGATATGATGCGCCTTTAATCGAAAATAATTTAGAGGACATGTACTGGTGGTTTGAGGATCATGGCTTTGTAATACAGGGAGTTCCAGATTTTGCTAATGAACAGATCTTACCTCTAGCTGTTAAAACCAAGGAAGGTGGTGATTTTAAAATAAAAATCGATGCTACTGAAAACTGGCCATCAGGTAAGGAACTTTATTTAAAAGATAAAGCTCTGGATACCATACATGATATTCTAAAAGAAGATTATATTGGAAAAATCGAAGGCGCAGGTGAAATAACAGATCGTTTTGAGCTTGTATTTTTCAAAGAAAAAGCTCTTGACCCGGATGATATTTTAAATCCCGATCTTCCAATTTTAGACGGTATCGTGGGTATAAGTTACAGCCGTTTCGACAAACAGGTTAAGATCAGTAATTTCGACCTTCTTGATGTAGATAAGGTCATGATATTCGACCTGGGCGGAAAGTTAATTCAGGAGTTTGATGAATTACCTACTGAGAAAGAGATCCGTCTCAGAATGAGACCTGTGAGATCTGGGGTTTACATAGTGAAAGTTTTCTGTGAGAATGGTATTTGCAACAAAAAGATCATTATTGAATAA